One part of the Ziziphus jujuba cultivar Dongzao chromosome 2, ASM3175591v1 genome encodes these proteins:
- the LOC125422716 gene encoding TMV resistance protein N-like, giving the protein MENFSNTSFFSSSSSFSSSSSLKPLKKYDVFLSFRGEDTRLTFTGHLYDALKEKGLLYIFKDEDKLEKGKYIAQELMETIENSRFAIVVLSQNYASSTWCLRELSKIVECMGGSFSGTGSDSGSGSGSGRILPIFYHVDPSHVRKHIGSYGDAFKKHEQNSSGLLNFQDVQTWRDALKKVGNITGWHVQDKITFKVVARINSLRDEAKFIREFTDDVRKKVGPGMIKSLEDLFGMDSRIKELDSCVLNKKTRRDVHFIGIYGIGGIGKTTLARAYYKWMSDKFNGNSCFLRDVGEACEKKGLEHLQNQLLSQILGEEREIMDVESGKEMIRDALWGKKVLIVLDDVNKPKELQALADNTKWFGGGSVIIITTRNESLLRKTYKEITMYKVEQLSNKDALRLFCWKAFKRSEPLEDYKELSKEAITYAKNIPLALEVLGSHLYGKTIDGWRSAIDTLKEYPTKWDIVEGIIQISFDALEEPVKEILLDIACFFNGCEKEHVIQFLDSHEFSPKNGIRLLKDKCLLSTQHGNKLWMHDLVQKMGKKFIRTKSENQIERQSRIWNEEDFHHILENETGTDEVKAIVTSIEGSTKLSFEAVSHMKNLRLLMISTSCSSKNVDPTQNLEFLSNELQVLQWDGFPYKHCPSSFRPKGLAQLKLIDSKIEKLWTDHSKTLNNLKIIDLSCSRNLSEFEDFSVVPYLERLNLEALQITRRLWGSTEFDCA; this is encoded by the exons ATGGAAAACTTCTCTAATacctcctttttttcttcttcgtcttcattttcatcatcatcatctttgaaACCCTTGAAAAAGTACGATGTGTTCTTGAGCTTTAGAGGTGAAGATACACGCCTTACTTTTACAGGTCACCTCTATGATGCGTTAAAGGAAAAAGGATTATTGTACATCTTCAAAGATGAAGACAAACTGGAGAAAGGCAAATATATTGCCCAAGAACTAATGGAAACCATCGAAAATTCGAGGTTTGCCATCGTAGTTCTTTCACAAAACTATGCTTCTTCGACTTGGTGTTTGAGGGAACTCTCCAAAATCGTTGAATGCATGGGAGGCTCATTCTCAGGCACAGGCTCAGACTCAGGCTCAGGCTCAGGCTCAGGACGTATTCTACCAATTTTCTACCATGTGGATCCATCTCATGTACGGAAACATATTGGAAGCTATGGAGATGCATTCAAGAAACATGAACAAAATAGTAGTGGCCTCCTCAACTTTCAAGATGTGCAAACTTGGAGAGATGCGTTAAAAAAAGTCGGCAATATAACAGGCTGGCATGTGCAAGATAAAATTAC TTTTAAAGTTGTTGCTCGAATTAATTCTTTAAGGGATGAAGCAAAATTTATACGAGAGTTCACGGACGATGTTCGGAAAAAAGTTGGTCCAGGAATGATAAAAAGTTTAGAAGACCTGTTTGGAATGGATTCACGAATAAAGGAACTTGATTCATGTGTACTTAATAAGAAAACTCGGAGAGATGTTCATTTTATTGGAATTTACGGCATTGGAGGAATTGGCAAGACAACTCTTGCCAGAGCTTATTACAAATGGATGTCCGATAAATTTAATGGTAACAGCTGTTTTCTTAGAGACGTTGGAGAAGCATGCGAAAAGAAGGGTCTTGAGCATTTGCAAAATCAACTTCTTTCGCAAATTTTAGGAGAAGAGAGGGAAATAATGGATGTTGAGAGCGGAAAAGAAATGATAAGAGATGCATTATGGGGTAAAAAGGTTCTTATCGTTCTTGATGATGTGAACAAACCCAAAGAGCTGCAAGCATTAGCCGATAACACCAAATGGTTCGGTGGAGGGAGTGTAATCATAATAACGACCAGAAATGAAAGTTTGCTAAGAAAAACTTACAAAGAAATTACCATGTATAAAGTTGAGCAATTAAGCAATAAGGACGCTCTTCGACTATTCTGTTGGAAAGCCTTCAAAAGGAGTGAACCTTTGGAGGATTATAAGGAGCTATCTAAAGAAGCAATAACATATGCCAAAAACATTCCATTGGCTCTTGAAGTACTGGGTTCCCATTTATATGGTAAAACTATAGACGGTTGGAGAAGTGCTATCGATACACTAAAAGAGTACCCAACCAAGTGGGACATCGTCGAAGGCATAATTCAAATAAGTTTTGATGCACTTGAAGAACCAGTGAAAGAGATTTTGTTAGACATTGCATGTTTCTTCAATGGGTGCGAAAAGGAGCACGTTATACAATTTCTGGATAGCCACGAATTCTCTCCAAAAAATGGGATAAGACTTCTCAAGGATAAGTGTCTCTTGAGCACTCAACATGGCAATAAACTCTGGATGCACGATTTAGTACAAAAGATGGGCAAGAAATTCATTCGAACAAAATCCGAGAATCAGATAGAAAGACAAAGTAGGATATGGAATGAGGAGGATTTTCATCATATCTTGGAGAATGAAACA ggaaCAGATGAAGTTAAAGCCATCGTAACCTCTATAGAGGGAAGCACAAAATTGAGTTTTGAAGCCGTCTCGCATATGAAGAACCTAAGGCTACTGATGATCAGTACTTCTTGTTCATCAAAGAATGTTGATCCAACACAAAACCTTGAATTTCTTTCCAATGAGTTGCAAGTGCTTCAGTGGGATGGATTCCCTTATAAACATTGTCCATCAAGTTTCAGACCAAAGGGACTTGCTCAGTTGAAGTTGATCGACagcaaaattgaaaaactttGGACCGACCATAGCAAG ActttaaacaatttgaaaatcatCGACCTGAGTTGTTCGAGGAATCTTAGTGAGTTTGAAGACTTTTCGGTGGTTCCATATTTGGAGAGGTTGAACCTTGAAG CTTTGCAAATTACCAGAAGACTTTGGGGATCTACAGAATTTGATTGTGCTTGA
- the LOC107403915 gene encoding uncharacterized protein LOC107403915, whose translation MTHLPSSIFHVEKLQTLSCCNEVAKSTLRENIMNPTSVKCFLPRRFCSFKELDLSDCKLTDEAFPEYFGGLVSLEKLNLSRNSFSVLPRSIKKLSNLTHLNLEHCENLTHLGPDLPSTLENVILNYCTSLNSLDSLQKPCHLRCVDCFKLVQKQGSKTTVLASLQRYFQEPTNGSRDFDIILPGSEIPDWFKTKSSMPSSIRIEIDANWYKNGKWIGFAMAVCLHANSSACDNFKYIVRCCSKVAKRCRIMHSIGRIKSRSSDHLWLFFLHRDSIQSEWLHETRGNLEFSVSAYNGNAEDESYCGPCGLRLVHDNDIEELNQLSKNNFTETDTHQEDLHSPPSNRVDNMINPTVGKGVLPGHDPSSLTKLDLSSRNLTDEPFPEDFGCLVSLEDLNLSRNPFNVLPPSIKNLSKLKYLNLEYCTSLKCLGPEVPSSVETILVNYCTSLNSFLDPSNPCHLRCSEFCVDCSELVKRQDSTMTALTSLKRYLQEPPDGSLRFDIVLPGSKIPEWFSHLDGGGSIRTKLFPNWCTTDESPHGDCQDGLSSPSERLEESDKFSSRDKWAKYHGRTNTEPPCMLRPTRHGDPQNF comes from the exons ATGACACACCTTCCATCTTCAATCTTTCATGTTGAAAAGCTTCAAACACTATCTTGTTGTAATGAAGTAGCAAAATCAACTCTCAGGGAAAATATAATGAATCCCACATCTGTCAAGTGTTTCTTGCCGAGacgtttttgttcttttaaagaGCTGGATCTAAGTGATTGCAAACTTACAGATGAAGCATTCCCTGAATATTTTGGTGGCTTAGtttctctggaaaaattaaatctcaGCAGAAACTCTTTTTCTGTTCTACCTCGAAGTATAAAGAAACTATCCAACCTTACACATCTTAATTTGGAGCATTGTGAAAATCTTACACATTTGGGGCCAGATCTTCCATCCACCCTAGAAAATGTAATACTTAATTACTGTACCTCGCTGAACTCCTTGGATTCACTGCAGAAGCCCTGCCACTTGCGGTGTGTCGACTGCTTTAAGTTGGTACAGAAGCAAGGTAGCAAAACAACAGTACTTGCATCACTGCAAAGATACTTTCAG GAACCCACTAATGGAAGCAGAGATTTTGACATTATTCTTCCGGGAAGTGAAATCCCAGATTGGTTCAAGACAAAATCTTCAATGCCATCATCAATAAGAATAGAAATAGATGCAAATTGGTACAAAAATGGAAAGTGGATAGGTTTCGCTATGGCTGTCTGCTTACATGCCAATTCCTCTGCGTgtgataattttaaatatattgtaAGATGTTGTAGCAAAGTAGCCAAAAGATGTAGAATCATGCATTCTATTGGAAGAATTAAAAGCAGAAGCTCGGATCATCTTTGGCTATTCTTTTTGCATCGTGATTCCATCCAGTCAGAGTGGCTGCACGAGACTCGTGGCAACCTTGAGTTTTCAGTCTCTGCTTATAATGGAAACGCGGAGGACGAGTCATACTGTGGACCATGTGGTCTTCGTTTGGTGCATGACAATGACATCGAAGAACTCAACCAACTTTCCAAGAACAACTTCACCGAAACTGATACTCATCAAGAAGATTTACACTCCCCGCCTTCCAACag ggTGGACAACATGATCAATCCCACTGTTGGCAAAGGTGTCTTACCAGGTCATGATCCTTCATCCTTAACAAAATTGGATCTAAGTAGCCGCAATCTCACAGATGAACCATTTCCTGAAGATTTTGGGTGCTTAGTTTCTCTAGAAGATTTAAATCTCAGCAGGAACCCTTTTAATGTCCTACCTCCCAGTATCAAAAATCTATCCAAGCTTAAATATCTTAATCTGGAATATTGTACAAGCTTAAAATGTCTGGGGCCAGAGGTTCCATCTAGCGTGGAAACAATATTGGTAAATTATTGTACCTCACTAAACTCATTCTTGGATCCATCAAACCCATGTCATTTGCGGTGTTCCGAATTTTGTGTGGACTGCTCTGAGTTGGTAAAGAGGCAAGACAGCACTATGACAGCTTTAACATCACTGAAAAGATATCTTCAG GAACCCCCTGATGGAAGCTTACGTTTTGACATTGTTCTTCCGGGAAGTAAGATCCCAGAATGGTTTTCCCATCTAGATGGTGGGGGATCAATAAGGACAAAGTTATTTCCAAATTGGTGCACCA CCGATGAATCTCCTCATGGTGATTGCCAGGATGGGCTTTCCTCACCTTCGGAGAG ATTAGAAGAGAGTGACAAGTTTAGCTCAAGAGATAAGTGGGCTAAATATCATGGCCGCACGAACACTGAACCTCCATGCATGCTAAGGCCAACCAGACATGGTGATCCTCAAAATTTCTAG
- the LOC107403920 gene encoding MDIS1-interacting receptor like kinase 1 codes for MVWYGQSLLFYSLCLFFYPTMVFSQLSSTQRDAMVSLYESLNGTSVPWDINKQPNPCSWKGISCDSTSSSITGISLSGFSLSSFDFLPIVCKIDSLQMLDVSNNRLSTILAEFIRDCGRIDGLKLLKFSNNRLVGHLPKFDGFVGLEFLDLSHNSFEGNISLELEGLIGLKSLNLSVNLFNGSLPIGNSKVLEELQVSRNRFDGRIPEEIVDYRNLRLIDLSQNNLVGSVPDKIGELSKLEVLILFSNKLSGEIPKSLSNITTLSRLVARQNQFVDAIPSGITKYLKNLDLSYNNFSGSIPSDFLSPPNLQTMDLSHNMLNGSIPTNKSGSLIRLRLGSNQLGGKIPASFAELQNLMYLELENNNFTGTIPPELDSCHSLALLDLSQNRLTGPLPGELGNLKSLQVLKLQFNHLSGEIPVEITQLSSLLILNISWNSLSGSIPPSISNLHNLAHINLQGNFLSGSIPDSIVTMTTLLELQLGKNQLSGYIPWMPPNLQIVLNLSSNLFEGPIPKNLGGLDRLEVLDLSNNNFSGEIPKFLTGLPSLTGLILANNSLSGVIPIFKPWVELEYGGNEGLNKARESNTPHASEEGTPMKVNMPILIAALLLFLFLSFICLGSRHNCILTKNKLVILI; via the coding sequence ATGGTCTGGTATGGGCAAAGCTTGCTCTTTTATTCACTATGcttatttttttaccccacCATGGTGTTTTCTCAACTATCCTCAACCCAAAGAGACGCCATGGTTAGTTTATATGAGAGTCTGAATGGTACTAGTGTTCCATGGGATATTAACAAACAGCCAAACCCCTGTTCATGGAAGGGAATCAGCTGTGACTCCACCAGTTCGTCTATTACTGGTATTTCTTTATCTGGGTTTTCACTCTCTTCCTTTGATTTTCTGCCTATTGTCTGCAAGATTGATTCTTTGCAGATGCTTGATGTATCAAACAACCGGCTCAGCACAATCCTGGCAGAGTTTATCAGAGATTGTGGGAGGATTGATGGGTTGAAACTGCTGAAATTTAGCAACAACAGGTTGGTTGGTCATTTGCCTAAATTTGATGGTTTTGTTGGGTTGGAGTTTTTGGACTTGTCTCATAATTCCTTTGAAGGGAACATTAGTTTAGAGTTAGAAGGATTAATTGGACTTAAAAGCTTGAATCTTAGTGTCAACCTTTTCAATGGGTCTCTTCCTATTGGAAATTCCAAGGTGCTGGAGGAACTTCAGGTTTCCAGAAATCGTTTTGATGGTAGAATCCCTGAAGAAATTGTGGATTATCGAAATTTGAGACTGATTGATCTTAGCCAAAATAACCTTGTTGGGTCTGTTCCTGATAAAATTGGTGAGCTATCCAAATTGGAGGTTTTGATTCTCTTCTCTAATAAACTAAGTGGAGAAATCCCAAAAAGCCTTTCCAATATCACCACCCTCTCACGTTTGGTAGCGCGTCAAAACCAGTTTGTTGATGCAATTCCTAGTGGAATAACCAAATATCTCAAGAATTTAGACCTTAGTTATAATAACTTTAGTGGTTCAATTCCATCAGACTTTTTGTCACCACCAAATTTGCAGACTATGGATTTGTCACATAATATGTTGAATGGATCGATACCTACAAACAAGTCTGGTAGCTTAATCAGGTTGCGGCTGGGCAGCAATCAACTTGGTGGGAAGATCCCTGCATCATTTGCAGAGCTCCAGAACTTGATGTACTTGGAGCTGGAAAACAATAACTTCACTGGAACCATACCTCCTGAATTGGATTCTTGCCATAGCTTGGCACTGTTGGACTTGTCTCAGAATCGTCTGACAGGACCACTCCCAGGGGAGTTGGGTAATCTTAAAAGCCTTCAAGTCTTAAAACTTCAATTCAATCATCTGAGTGGTGAAATCCCAGTTGAGATTACCCAACTATCAAGTTTATTAATACTTAATATCAGCTGGAATTCTCTGAGTGGTTCAATTCCTCCTTCCATTTCAAATTTGCACAACCTTGCTCACATTAACTTGCAAGGCAACTTTCTTAGTGGTTCCATACCAGATTCCATTGTCACCATGACTACCCTTTTGGAACTCCAACTTGGGAAAAACCAACTGAGTGGATACATTCCATGGATGCCACCAAATTTGCAGATTGTTTTGAACTTAAGCAGCAACCTTTTTGAAGGACCTATTCCAAAAAATCTTGGTGGACTTGATCGATTAGAAGTGTTAGATCTTTCAAATAACAACTTCTCAGGTGAGATTCCAAAATTTCTTACTGGATTGCCATCCTTGACAGGGTTGATACTTGCTAATAATAGCCTCTCTGGAGTTATCCCCATCTTTAAGCCATGGGTTGAGCTTGAATATGGAGGAAATGAGGGTCTGAACAAAGCTCGAGAATCAAATACTCCCCATGCATCAGAGGAGGGAACACCAATGAAAGTGAATATGCCAATTCTCATTGCAGCCTTgttgctttttctctttctttcttttatttgtttgggaAGTAGACACAATTGTATATTAACAAAGAACAAGTTAGTGATTCTAATATGA